In Sphingomonas sp. PAMC26645, one DNA window encodes the following:
- a CDS encoding M1 family metallopeptidase translates to MRIPALATALGLVLASPAVAQTVAPVLTTPDAHDPHSYARPAEARVTHVALDLAADFDTHVIRGIATLDVLAKPGAKLVLDDNGLKIVNITDAVGKPLPYSVGAVDKIHGAPLTVTLNGAKTIRIAYASSPDAKALQWLTPAQTAGKKQPFLFSQGEAILNRSWIPTQDSPGIRQTWEAKIAVPKQLTAVMSGLATGKPACVADRCTFQYKMDKPVAPYLIALAVGDIAFKSTGPRTGIWAEPATLPKAAYEFGELEKFVAAAEGLYGPYRWGRYDVLVLPPSFPFGGMENPTLTFATPTAIAGDRSLVSLIAHELAHSWSGNLVTNATWDDFWLNEGFTSYFENRIMEALYGKRRADMEADLAWTDMLAAVKDAGGPAAKDTQLHLDLDAARDPDDGMTQIAYDKGAAFLRTIEKQVGRARWDAYLRSYFDRHAFQPQTSAGFLADLKSKLLTPAEARTIGVDAWVYQPGIPANAVHVTSAAFPAVDAAAKAYAAGGPVSGVPGKATTQEITRFITQLPRKLSAERLKTLDDAFGWNTTGNAEIRFAWLQLALANHYAPADASAEQFLTSQGRRKFVAPLFQQMMDSGDWGHKLAMDIYGKARPGYHAVTQVTVDRITGWKLMN, encoded by the coding sequence ATGCGTATCCCCGCTCTAGCCACTGCCCTCGGCCTCGTCCTCGCATCCCCCGCCGTCGCGCAGACGGTCGCACCGGTCCTCACCACCCCCGACGCGCACGACCCGCACAGCTACGCCCGCCCCGCCGAGGCGCGCGTCACGCATGTCGCGCTCGATCTCGCCGCAGACTTCGACACCCACGTCATCCGCGGCATCGCCACGCTCGACGTCCTGGCGAAACCGGGCGCGAAACTTGTCCTCGACGACAACGGGCTGAAGATCGTCAACATCACCGACGCCGTCGGCAAGCCGCTCCCCTACTCGGTCGGCGCGGTCGACAAGATTCATGGCGCGCCGCTGACCGTCACGCTCAACGGCGCGAAGACAATCCGCATCGCCTACGCGTCGTCGCCCGACGCGAAGGCGCTGCAATGGCTCACCCCCGCGCAGACCGCGGGCAAAAAGCAGCCGTTCCTGTTCAGCCAGGGCGAGGCGATCCTCAACCGCAGCTGGATCCCGACGCAGGACTCCCCCGGTATCCGCCAGACCTGGGAAGCGAAGATCGCGGTCCCCAAGCAGCTCACCGCGGTGATGAGCGGGCTCGCGACCGGCAAGCCAGCGTGCGTCGCCGATCGCTGCACGTTCCAGTACAAGATGGACAAGCCCGTCGCGCCCTACCTGATCGCGCTCGCGGTGGGCGACATCGCGTTCAAGTCGACCGGGCCCCGCACCGGCATCTGGGCCGAGCCCGCGACGCTGCCCAAGGCCGCGTACGAGTTCGGCGAGCTTGAGAAGTTCGTCGCCGCCGCCGAGGGGCTGTACGGCCCGTATCGCTGGGGCCGCTACGACGTGCTGGTCCTGCCGCCGTCGTTCCCGTTCGGCGGCATGGAGAACCCGACGCTCACCTTCGCGACGCCGACCGCGATCGCCGGCGACCGCAGCCTCGTCTCGCTGATCGCGCACGAACTCGCGCACAGCTGGTCGGGCAACCTCGTGACGAACGCGACGTGGGACGATTTTTGGCTTAACGAAGGCTTTACCAGCTATTTCGAGAACCGGATCATGGAGGCGCTCTACGGCAAGCGCCGCGCCGACATGGAGGCCGACCTCGCCTGGACCGACATGCTCGCCGCGGTGAAGGACGCCGGTGGCCCCGCCGCGAAGGACACGCAGCTCCACCTCGATCTCGACGCGGCGCGCGATCCCGACGACGGCATGACGCAGATCGCCTACGACAAGGGCGCGGCGTTCCTCCGCACGATCGAGAAGCAGGTCGGCCGTGCGCGCTGGGACGCGTATCTCCGCAGCTATTTCGACCGCCACGCCTTCCAGCCGCAGACCAGTGCGGGCTTCCTCGCCGATCTCAAGTCGAAGCTGCTGACTCCCGCCGAAGCCAGGACGATCGGCGTCGATGCGTGGGTCTACCAACCCGGTATCCCGGCGAACGCAGTCCATGTCACGTCGGCTGCGTTCCCCGCTGTCGATGCGGCGGCGAAGGCGTATGCGGCCGGCGGTCCCGTCTCGGGCGTGCCCGGCAAGGCCACGACGCAGGAGATCACGCGGTTCATCACGCAGCTCCCGCGCAAACTCTCGGCCGAGCGGTTGAAGACGCTCGACGACGCGTTCGGCTGGAACACCACGGGCAATGCGGAAATCCGCTTCGCCTGGCTGCAACTCGCGCTCGCCAATCACTATGCGCCCGCCGACGCCTCGGCGGAGCAGTTCCTGACCTCGCAGGGCCGGCGGAAGTTCGTCGCGCCGCTGTTCCAGCAGATGATGGACTCGGGCGACTGGGGCCACAAGCTGGCGATGGACATCTACGGCAAGGCGCGGCCGGGCTATCATGCGGTCACGCAGGTCACCGTGGACCGCATAACCGGTTGGAAACTCATGAACTGA